A stretch of Schistocerca americana isolate TAMUIC-IGC-003095 chromosome 3, iqSchAmer2.1, whole genome shotgun sequence DNA encodes these proteins:
- the LOC124606057 gene encoding proline-rich protein 2-like: MDIHVLQSQPAQKVAFKDSSTVRVGNKLVRNKPPTQPSAMRPKRNSNAVKSNVQTASETGVVVPPAQPTSCHLARGGFQPRLPTSLPPPGQQQQPSPLPRRQPVPLMPPAQLHPGAPQVVAPAPAVPLQSPPPSELMDVDPSAGPPSQAVAVQPVLQPLSLGTPKESDTAAPCPAPTQQPSTQRQETLPLFVGPDAPSRPVPEAAPVVTGPKKLDTISAADKAELKRSGD; the protein is encoded by the exons atggatattcatgttcttcaaagccagcccgcccagaaggtcgcgtttaaagactcttccacggttcgtgtgggtaataaacttgttcgcaataagccacccacccagccctctgctatgcgacccaagcgtaattccaacgctgtaaaaagtaatgtacagactgcaagtgaaacgggagttgttgttccacccgcccaacccacgagttgtc atttggcccgcggcgggttccagccgcgccttccgacttcgctgccgcccccagggcagcagcagcagccgtcgccgctaccacgccgacagcccgtcccgttgatgcctcccgcgcagcttcatccgggagcgccccaggtggtcgctccggcgcctgcggtccctcttcagtcgccaccgccttcggagctgatggacgtcgacccctcagccgggccgccttcccaagcggtggctgtgcagcctgtcctgcagccgctttccttgggcacccccaaggagtctgacaccgcagcgccttgtccggcgcccactcagcagccgtcgacgcagcgtcaggagacgctgcctctcttcgtgggtcccgacgccccgtcgcgtccagtaccagaagctgcgcccgtggtcacaggc CCAAAGAAGCTTGACACGATATCAGCTGCAGACAAAGCAGAATTAAAAAGGAGTGGGGATTAG